A portion of the Cryptomeria japonica chromosome 5, Sugi_1.0, whole genome shotgun sequence genome contains these proteins:
- the LOC131063577 gene encoding probable arabinosyltransferase ARAD1 isoform X2, whose protein sequence is MSACIFGLKSAACMLHKLKIMFGGLTGKPLPCLCILAFLILSLFITALDLRGYFSSEPSIFPHSSLIKQYTPPKNRISNAEKCDLPLKVYMYEWPRRFNLGMLKKNSSDPQLPWTSSKMPPWPHRSGLKKQHSVEYWMTVYLLGQYIGNERERAAIRVKDPDQADVHFVPFFASLSFNSHGQTMRDPETEIDKQMQIEVVDMLKRSKSWQQSGGRNHEGVVRLKLAKILGNHKRVIIEDSVASTEGFEATKKGMRSSRFCLHPAGDTPSSCRLFDAIVSHCVPVIVSDRIELPYEDEIDYQEFALFFSVKEALKPGYLIEQLENFPKERWLKMWNKLKQVEHHFEYQYPPKKDDAVNMLWKQIHRKLPSVNLAIHRTKRLKIPDWWRKL, encoded by the exons ATGTCTGCTTGCATTTTTGGCCTCAAAAGTGCAGCCTGTATGTTGCATAAGCTTAAAATAATGTTTGGGGGCTTGACAGGAAAACCATTACCTTGCTTATGCATTCTTGCCTTCTTAATACTGTCCCTTTTCATCACAGCCCTTGACCTGAGAGGATACTTTTCTTCAGAGCCTTCCATTTTTCCCCACTCTTCTCTTATTAAACAGTACACACCTCCCAAAAATAGGATTTCTAATGCAGAAAAATGTGACTTGCCACTGAAGGTTTACATGTACGAATGGCCCCGCAGATTCAACCTTGGAATGCTGAAGAAGAATTCTTCTGACCCACAGTTACCATGGACAAGCTCTAAAATGCCCCCTTGGCCTCATAGGTCTGGCCTTAAAAAACAGCATAGTGTTGAGTATTGGATGACGGTGTATCTTTTAGGTCAGTACATCGGTAATGAGAGAGAAAGAGCAGCAATTAGGGTGAAGGATCCTGATCAGGCTGATGTCCACTTTGTCCCATTCTTTGCTTCACTTAGCTTCAATTCTCATGGGCAGACCATGAGAGATCCAGAAACAGAGATTGACAAGCAAATGCAG ATTGAAGTGGTAGATATGCTAAAGAGATCAAAGTCATGGCAGCAATCTGGAGGTCGTAATCAT GAAGGAGTTGTGCGCTTGAAGCTAGCAAAGATTTTGGGCAATCATAAACGTGTTATTATTGAAGATAGTGTAGCATCAACCGAAGGATTTGAAGCG ACTAAGAAAGGTATGCGGTCGTCACGCTTCTGTTTGCACCCGGCAGGTGATACTCCTTCATCATGTCGCCTGTTCGATGCTATTGTAAGCCACTGTGTTCCTGTTATTGTAAGTGATCGAATTGAACTTCCATATGAAGATGAAATTGATTACCAGGAGTTTGCCCTATTCTTTTCGGTAAAAGAAGCACTGAAGCCTGGATATTTAATAGAACAGCTTGAAAATTTTCCAAAGGAAAGATGGTTAAAGATGTGGAACAAGTTGAAGCAGGTTGAGCACCATTTTGAGTATCAGTATCCACCTAAAAAAGATGATGCTGTAAATATGCTGTGGAAACAGATACATCGCAAGCTTCCTTCTGTTAACTTGGCAATACATCGAACCAAAAGGTTGAAAATTCCAGACTGGTGGAGAAAATTATGA
- the LOC131063577 gene encoding probable arabinosyltransferase ARAD2 isoform X1 — protein sequence MSACIFGLKSAACMLHKLKIMFGGLTGKPLPCLCILAFLILSLFITALDLRGYFSSEPSIFPHSSLIKQYTPPKNRISNAEKCDLPLKVYMYEWPRRFNLGMLKKNSSDPQLPWTSSKMPPWPHRSGLKKQHSVEYWMTVYLLGQYIGNERERAAIRVKDPDQADVHFVPFFASLSFNSHGQTMRDPETEIDKQMQIEVVDMLKRSKSWQQSGGRNHVIVLHHPNAFRFLRDEVNSSIFIVADFGRYPRSVSFLRKDVVAPYVHVVETYRNDNSLDPFESRQMLLFFRGRVRRKDEGVVRLKLAKILGNHKRVIIEDSVASTEGFEATKKGMRSSRFCLHPAGDTPSSCRLFDAIVSHCVPVIVSDRIELPYEDEIDYQEFALFFSVKEALKPGYLIEQLENFPKERWLKMWNKLKQVEHHFEYQYPPKKDDAVNMLWKQIHRKLPSVNLAIHRTKRLKIPDWWRKL from the exons ATGTCTGCTTGCATTTTTGGCCTCAAAAGTGCAGCCTGTATGTTGCATAAGCTTAAAATAATGTTTGGGGGCTTGACAGGAAAACCATTACCTTGCTTATGCATTCTTGCCTTCTTAATACTGTCCCTTTTCATCACAGCCCTTGACCTGAGAGGATACTTTTCTTCAGAGCCTTCCATTTTTCCCCACTCTTCTCTTATTAAACAGTACACACCTCCCAAAAATAGGATTTCTAATGCAGAAAAATGTGACTTGCCACTGAAGGTTTACATGTACGAATGGCCCCGCAGATTCAACCTTGGAATGCTGAAGAAGAATTCTTCTGACCCACAGTTACCATGGACAAGCTCTAAAATGCCCCCTTGGCCTCATAGGTCTGGCCTTAAAAAACAGCATAGTGTTGAGTATTGGATGACGGTGTATCTTTTAGGTCAGTACATCGGTAATGAGAGAGAAAGAGCAGCAATTAGGGTGAAGGATCCTGATCAGGCTGATGTCCACTTTGTCCCATTCTTTGCTTCACTTAGCTTCAATTCTCATGGGCAGACCATGAGAGATCCAGAAACAGAGATTGACAAGCAAATGCAG ATTGAAGTGGTAGATATGCTAAAGAGATCAAAGTCATGGCAGCAATCTGGAGGTCGTAATCATGTAATTGTCTTACACCACCCAAATGCATTCCGATTTTtaagggatgaggtcaattcatctatttttatagtagcagATTTTGGGCGGTATCCAAGAAGTGTTTCATTTCTTCGAAAAGATGTTGTGGCTCCATATGTCCATGTTGTAGAAACATATAGGAACGATAATTCTTTGGATCCATTCGAGTCACGTCAAATGCTTCTTTTCTTTCGAGGAAGGGTTAGACGAAAAGAT GAAGGAGTTGTGCGCTTGAAGCTAGCAAAGATTTTGGGCAATCATAAACGTGTTATTATTGAAGATAGTGTAGCATCAACCGAAGGATTTGAAGCG ACTAAGAAAGGTATGCGGTCGTCACGCTTCTGTTTGCACCCGGCAGGTGATACTCCTTCATCATGTCGCCTGTTCGATGCTATTGTAAGCCACTGTGTTCCTGTTATTGTAAGTGATCGAATTGAACTTCCATATGAAGATGAAATTGATTACCAGGAGTTTGCCCTATTCTTTTCGGTAAAAGAAGCACTGAAGCCTGGATATTTAATAGAACAGCTTGAAAATTTTCCAAAGGAAAGATGGTTAAAGATGTGGAACAAGTTGAAGCAGGTTGAGCACCATTTTGAGTATCAGTATCCACCTAAAAAAGATGATGCTGTAAATATGCTGTGGAAACAGATACATCGCAAGCTTCCTTCTGTTAACTTGGCAATACATCGAACCAAAAGGTTGAAAATTCCAGACTGGTGGAGAAAATTATGA